The Mesorhizobium loti genome includes a region encoding these proteins:
- a CDS encoding SDR family oxidoreductase — protein sequence MPAENQNTTPKRALVTGAAGGLGREVAIQLARRGCVVAVTDINGEGLADTARQIKVTGAETEIIAGDFTLEGAPEAAVEKVVARWGGIDILVNNAGYGVIEPFLDATFKAWTRTLALNVTALAMACKAAGRVMREQRSGRIVNITSPGSRMALPDYTAYTASKAGVDSITRAAAVALAPYGVLVNSLAPGMMDTEMQRSTEADLARANGRNDLQAFLDERTRRIPLGRRAEISEVAEAVVWLCLDAPKYMTAERLNMSGGLDKD from the coding sequence TTGCCTGCCGAAAATCAAAACACTACGCCAAAACGAGCATTGGTCACCGGTGCCGCCGGCGGGCTCGGCCGCGAGGTGGCGATCCAGTTAGCCCGGCGCGGCTGTGTCGTCGCGGTTACCGACATCAATGGCGAAGGACTGGCCGACACTGCCCGACAGATCAAGGTAACCGGTGCGGAAACCGAAATCATAGCAGGCGATTTCACGCTGGAGGGCGCGCCGGAAGCGGCGGTGGAAAAAGTGGTCGCGCGCTGGGGTGGCATCGACATCCTGGTCAACAATGCCGGCTATGGCGTGATCGAGCCGTTCCTCGATGCCACCTTCAAAGCGTGGACGCGCACGCTGGCGCTCAATGTCACCGCGCTTGCCATGGCCTGCAAGGCGGCGGGCCGGGTGATGCGCGAGCAGCGTTCGGGGCGCATCGTCAACATCACCTCGCCGGGCTCGCGCATGGCGCTGCCGGACTACACCGCCTACACCGCCAGCAAGGCCGGCGTCGATTCCATCACCCGGGCCGCCGCGGTGGCGCTGGCGCCCTATGGCGTGCTGGTCAACAGCCTGGCGCCGGGCATGATGGACACCGAGATGCAGCGCTCGACGGAGGCCGATCTCGCCCGCGCCAACGGCCGCAACGATCTGCAGGCCTTTCTCGACGAGCGCACCCGCCGCATTCCGCTCGGCCGCCGCGCCGAGATTTCCGAAGTGGCCGAGGCGGTCGTCTGGCTATGCCTCGACGCGCCAAAATACATGACCGCCGAGCGGCTCAATATGTCGGGCGGGCTCGACAAGGACTGA
- a CDS encoding GntR family transcriptional regulator codes for MDNSVPTIDSLPRRTLGRSNGPLYRQLADILREPIGNGTFPVGGELPKEATIAEHFGVSLITVRQALRDLEADGLIRKRSAKPAVVTARNPSVNLSWKFKNFADMAAFTKDAQLTVKSYRKEVSPVLQRHFGMAKDEVGYCLRGILSVGEQKKAQITSYFPPAVGAKLKRDDFSDVLIFRSVQRHLGLRLDVAHVTVRAEIADEAIAEDLGVALGSAVLSVEMLYQSADQQSIEFTIARHPADLFSISYDAPNDLA; via the coding sequence ATGGATAACTCCGTTCCCACCATAGACAGTCTTCCCCGGCGCACGCTCGGCCGCTCGAACGGGCCGCTGTATCGCCAGCTCGCCGACATATTGCGCGAGCCGATCGGCAACGGCACCTTCCCCGTCGGCGGCGAACTGCCGAAGGAAGCGACCATCGCCGAGCACTTTGGTGTCAGCCTGATCACCGTGCGCCAAGCCTTGCGTGATCTCGAGGCCGACGGGCTGATCCGAAAACGGTCGGCGAAACCGGCGGTGGTCACGGCGCGCAATCCGTCTGTCAATCTGAGCTGGAAATTCAAGAATTTTGCCGACATGGCGGCCTTCACCAAGGACGCGCAGCTGACGGTGAAATCCTACCGCAAGGAGGTTTCCCCCGTGCTGCAGCGCCATTTTGGCATGGCCAAGGACGAGGTGGGCTACTGCCTGCGCGGCATCCTGTCGGTGGGCGAGCAGAAGAAGGCGCAGATCACCAGCTATTTCCCGCCTGCTGTCGGCGCCAAGCTGAAGCGCGACGATTTTTCCGACGTGCTGATCTTTCGCTCGGTGCAACGGCATCTCGGCCTGCGGCTGGACGTTGCGCATGTCACGGTCCGCGCCGAGATCGCCGACGAGGCCATCGCCGAAGACCTTGGCGTCGCTCTCGGCAGTGCGGTCCTGAGTGTGGAGATGCTCTATCAGTCGGCCGACCAGCAGAGCATCGAGTTCACCATTGCCCGTCATCCGGCCGATCTCTTCAGCATCAGCTACGACGCGCCGAACGACCTGGCCTGA
- a CDS encoding sugar ABC transporter ATP-binding protein, whose product MDLVTVKGLSKRYGGIVALSEATFSARAGEVHALLGENGAGKSTFIQILSGAVRHDGGSILVDGQDYRPANPDAAQARGIAAVFQELSLIPDLSVEQNIWFRHEPRTFLRTVNRAEMRRKTLALLDKYKFPALRPEQELRRLTLAERQIVEIAKGLAKDPRILILDEATSALPAREAEWLLKLTRQLAAEGRLVIFISHRMAEVRAIADRLTIFRNGSTIAVHEANAVSDNEIVTQMIGRHLDRLYPERIATATDRIALSVKGFSSGSRLSGVDFALREGEVLGVGGLQGHGQRELFQSLFGASKASGTVELWGKPASIGNPRQALTGKDGIALVPEDRRGQGLLLTKSVRENLTLSVIKRFTENGLLSRQKEAALVKEMVDFLRIKAGTPEQLAGTLSGGNQQKVIFGKMLLTQARVLLLYDPTRGVDVGTKGEIFQLMRDLAAKGYAILFHSSDMPELVHVADRVLVMRNGDIAATLEGDRISEASILRAAMLESEAA is encoded by the coding sequence ATGGACCTCGTCACCGTCAAAGGCCTGTCCAAACGCTATGGCGGCATCGTCGCCCTGAGCGAGGCGACATTCAGTGCCCGCGCCGGCGAGGTACACGCGCTGCTCGGCGAGAATGGCGCCGGAAAGAGCACCTTCATCCAGATACTGTCCGGCGCGGTGCGGCATGATGGCGGCTCGATCCTGGTCGACGGCCAGGATTATCGTCCCGCCAATCCGGATGCTGCCCAGGCGCGCGGCATCGCGGCTGTCTTCCAGGAACTGTCGCTGATCCCCGACCTCAGCGTCGAGCAGAACATCTGGTTCCGCCATGAGCCAAGGACGTTTCTGCGCACCGTCAATCGCGCGGAGATGCGCCGCAAGACGCTGGCGCTGCTCGACAAGTACAAGTTCCCGGCGCTGCGCCCCGAGCAGGAATTGCGCCGGCTGACACTGGCCGAACGGCAGATCGTCGAGATCGCCAAGGGCCTGGCCAAGGATCCGCGCATCCTGATCCTCGATGAGGCGACCTCGGCGCTGCCCGCGAGGGAGGCGGAGTGGCTGCTGAAACTCACCCGGCAACTGGCCGCCGAGGGCAGGCTGGTCATCTTCATCTCGCACCGCATGGCCGAGGTGCGCGCCATCGCCGACCGGCTGACCATCTTCCGCAATGGCAGCACCATTGCCGTACATGAAGCCAATGCGGTGTCCGACAACGAGATCGTCACCCAGATGATCGGCAGGCATCTCGACCGGCTCTATCCCGAACGGATTGCCACCGCGACCGATCGCATCGCGCTCAGCGTCAAGGGTTTTTCCAGCGGCAGCCGGCTCTCCGGCGTCGATTTTGCGCTGCGCGAAGGCGAGGTGCTCGGCGTCGGCGGCCTGCAAGGCCACGGCCAGCGCGAACTGTTCCAGTCGCTGTTCGGCGCCAGCAAGGCGAGCGGCACCGTCGAACTGTGGGGCAAGCCGGCTTCGATCGGCAATCCACGCCAGGCGCTGACCGGCAAGGACGGCATCGCGCTGGTGCCCGAGGACCGGCGCGGGCAGGGCCTGCTTCTGACCAAGAGCGTGCGCGAGAACCTGACCCTGTCGGTCATCAAGCGCTTTACCGAAAACGGCTTGCTGAGCCGGCAAAAGGAAGCGGCGCTTGTCAAGGAGATGGTCGACTTCCTGCGCATCAAGGCCGGCACGCCGGAGCAGCTTGCCGGCACGCTGTCGGGCGGTAACCAGCAGAAGGTGATCTTCGGCAAGATGCTGCTCACGCAAGCGCGTGTGTTGCTGCTCTACGACCCGACACGCGGCGTCGATGTCGGCACCAAGGGCGAGATCTTCCAGCTGATGCGCGATCTCGCGGCCAAGGGCTATGCGATCCTGTTCCATTCGAGTGACATGCCGGAACTCGTCCATGTTGCCGACCGTGTGCTGGTGATGCGCAATGGCGATATCGCAGCCACGCTGGAGGGTGACCGTATCTCGGAAGCAAGCATCTTGCGCGCCGCCATGCTTGAAAGCGAAGCGGCCTGA
- a CDS encoding C-terminal binding protein, which yields MKILCANWQAADEAELEREHYPDIELILARSTNDKAAVLDPAVCETVDAVINYSPTHNVAAAPTAFPKARIAVRSGVGFDNIDTAGWGARKIPACNVPDYGTTEVADHAIGLMLALTRGTSAYGAELSGNGADGWHFSKAPLVRRHKGAIFGIVGLGRIGLATARRAAAFDMKVVFYDPHLLSGVDLSTGYERVHSLAELMARADVVSVHAPLSEETRKLLGAAAFAAAKPGLVLINTARGSIVDLDALEAAMRKGTVIGAGLDVLPNEPGDLDHPLLAAWRAREPWIANRLIVTPHAAFYSPASMRDLRLKSIEVVHAYLAEGRLTNCVNSEYLK from the coding sequence ATGAAGATCCTGTGCGCCAACTGGCAAGCCGCCGACGAAGCCGAACTCGAGCGCGAGCACTATCCCGACATCGAACTCATCCTCGCCCGGTCGACCAACGACAAGGCAGCCGTGCTCGATCCAGCTGTCTGCGAGACGGTCGATGCCGTCATCAACTATTCGCCCACCCACAATGTCGCGGCTGCCCCGACTGCCTTTCCGAAGGCGCGGATCGCGGTGCGTTCCGGCGTCGGCTTCGACAACATCGACACGGCGGGCTGGGGCGCGCGCAAGATTCCGGCCTGCAACGTGCCGGACTACGGCACAACGGAAGTCGCCGATCACGCCATTGGCCTGATGCTGGCGCTGACGCGCGGCACCTCCGCCTACGGCGCGGAGCTTTCCGGCAACGGCGCCGATGGCTGGCATTTCTCCAAGGCGCCGCTGGTGCGCCGGCACAAGGGCGCCATTTTCGGCATCGTCGGGCTTGGCCGCATCGGGCTGGCCACGGCGCGTCGCGCCGCCGCCTTCGACATGAAGGTGGTGTTCTACGATCCGCATCTTCTGTCCGGCGTCGACCTGTCGACCGGCTACGAGCGGGTCCATTCGCTGGCCGAACTGATGGCACGGGCGGATGTGGTCAGCGTCCACGCCCCGTTGAGCGAGGAAACCCGCAAGCTGCTTGGCGCGGCCGCCTTCGCCGCCGCCAAGCCCGGGCTTGTGCTGATCAACACGGCGCGCGGCTCGATCGTCGATCTCGACGCACTGGAAGCCGCCATGCGCAAGGGCACGGTCATCGGAGCTGGACTGGACGTACTGCCGAACGAACCTGGCGATCTCGACCATCCGCTTCTGGCCGCCTGGCGTGCCCGCGAGCCGTGGATTGCCAACCGGCTGATCGTCACCCCGCACGCGGCCTTCTACAGCCCGGCCTCGATGCGTGATCTCAGGCTGAAATCGATCGAGGTGGTGCATGCCTATCTCGCCGAAGGCCGGCTCACCAACTGCGTCAATTCAGAGTATCTCAAATGA
- a CDS encoding substrate-binding domain-containing protein, which translates to MKAGAFFAGLAVIATTLLSIDAVPANAQDKKPYTIYLSNNFVGNDWRQQMLRSADIAVKKPPLAGRVDLKVEVVETTVQAQINSLNNIIRNKPDAIIIDAGSGEALNPTIQKACDAGILIIAFDQIVSAPCAYTMESDWGRAPRVEAEWLVKKLGGKGKILVDRGLAGAPISAQLQGGFEEVIKKYPGIEVVGYFNGDYALGPEQAGVASLLAAHPQVDAIFVQGYGAGAIKALQDAGRPIVPITGSPFNLTTTTCAQTQGAQCILAPNPAYLSAEALKLAVEILDGKKPAEKKILLRNAFLTTDPVPSELYPDAAMQKIEVGKNAFPDMAPGLFLPVSPDWVEITPAEAAGAK; encoded by the coding sequence ATGAAAGCAGGCGCATTTTTCGCCGGCCTTGCGGTGATCGCGACGACGTTGCTGTCGATCGATGCCGTGCCGGCCAACGCACAGGACAAGAAGCCCTACACCATCTATCTCTCCAACAATTTCGTCGGCAATGACTGGCGCCAGCAGATGCTGCGCAGCGCCGACATCGCGGTCAAGAAACCGCCGCTCGCCGGCCGCGTCGACCTCAAGGTCGAAGTGGTCGAGACCACGGTCCAGGCGCAGATCAATTCCCTCAACAACATCATTCGCAACAAGCCCGACGCCATCATCATCGATGCCGGCTCCGGCGAAGCGCTCAACCCGACGATCCAGAAGGCTTGCGATGCCGGCATTCTGATCATCGCCTTCGATCAGATCGTCAGCGCGCCCTGCGCTTACACGATGGAGTCCGACTGGGGCCGGGCGCCGCGCGTGGAGGCCGAATGGCTGGTCAAGAAACTCGGCGGCAAGGGCAAGATCCTCGTCGACCGCGGGCTTGCCGGCGCTCCCATCTCCGCTCAGCTGCAGGGCGGGTTCGAGGAAGTCATCAAGAAATACCCAGGCATTGAAGTGGTCGGCTATTTCAACGGCGACTATGCGCTGGGACCGGAACAGGCCGGCGTCGCCAGCCTGCTGGCCGCCCACCCGCAGGTCGACGCCATCTTCGTCCAGGGCTACGGCGCCGGAGCGATCAAGGCGCTGCAGGATGCCGGCCGTCCGATCGTTCCGATAACCGGCAGTCCCTTCAACCTGACGACGACGACCTGTGCCCAGACGCAAGGCGCCCAGTGCATTCTGGCGCCCAACCCTGCCTACCTGTCGGCCGAGGCCCTGAAGCTGGCGGTCGAGATCCTCGACGGCAAGAAGCCGGCCGAGAAGAAGATCCTGCTGCGCAATGCCTTCCTCACCACCGATCCGGTCCCGTCGGAATTGTATCCCGACGCGGCCATGCAGAAGATCGAGGTCGGCAAGAACGCCTTTCCGGACATGGCTCCGGGCCTGTTCCTTCCGGTCAGCCCGGACTGGGTTGAAATCACCCCTGCCGAGGCCGCCGGCGCGAAATGA
- a CDS encoding transketolase, with the protein MLRNSPPGSADIGALERKARRLRRHMLTMARGQGQGYIGQGLGIADALAALYFHELRYDPHNPAWPDRDRFLLSTGHYSIALWAALAEAGIIPVEELVTYGADSSRLEMSTLDTTPGVEMIGGSLGHGMGQGVGQALGLRIDRSDARVFVELSDGEMQEGSTWEAAMSASHFKLDGLVALIDCNGIQADGPVVLDMEPVADKWRAFGWETFEIDGNDMTAVVGALAGARQRNGKPKAIVLRTLPGKGVPRIETSEKSHFFRIDVAQWDGIIAEFEKSAGAQP; encoded by the coding sequence ATGTTGCGAAACTCCCCTCCCGGCAGCGCCGATATCGGCGCGCTCGAACGCAAGGCAAGGCGGCTGCGCCGCCACATGCTGACCATGGCGCGCGGCCAGGGCCAGGGCTATATCGGCCAGGGTCTCGGTATCGCCGATGCGCTGGCCGCGCTGTATTTCCACGAACTGCGCTATGACCCTCACAATCCAGCGTGGCCCGATCGCGACCGCTTCCTGCTGTCGACCGGGCACTATTCCATCGCGCTTTGGGCCGCACTTGCCGAGGCCGGCATCATTCCGGTCGAGGAACTTGTCACCTACGGCGCCGACAGCAGCCGGCTTGAGATGTCGACGCTCGACACCACGCCCGGCGTCGAGATGATCGGCGGCTCGCTCGGCCATGGCATGGGGCAAGGCGTCGGCCAGGCGCTGGGCTTGCGTATCGACCGCTCCGACGCGCGCGTCTTCGTCGAGCTTTCCGATGGCGAGATGCAAGAGGGCTCGACTTGGGAAGCGGCGATGTCGGCCAGCCATTTCAAGCTCGACGGGCTGGTGGCGCTGATCGACTGCAACGGCATCCAGGCCGACGGACCTGTCGTGCTCGACATGGAGCCGGTGGCCGACAAATGGCGCGCCTTCGGCTGGGAAACATTCGAGATCGACGGCAACGACATGACAGCGGTGGTCGGCGCGCTGGCTGGCGCACGTCAGCGCAACGGCAAGCCGAAGGCGATCGTGCTGCGCACACTGCCGGGCAAGGGCGTACCGCGCATCGAAACCTCTGAGAAATCGCACTTCTTCCGCATCGACGTGGCGCAATGGGACGGCATCATCGCCGAGTTTGAGAAAAGCGCGGGGGCACAGCCATGA
- a CDS encoding dehydrogenase: MAISAARAREHSRGAPNLPDRKVLLDLFERMVLLRRFESIAQIACRKGETPGFLHLYIGEEATGVGVCAHLRPTDWVTSTHRGHGHALAKGANPGRVMAELFGKADGICGGRGGTMHLYDRSVGLFGTNGIVAAGIGHAVGIGMSARQQGRDDIGVAFFGDGAANHGGFHEALNFAAVQRAPAVFVCENNLYATATPLNSVTLNPEIATKAASYGMPGVAVDGNDVFAVWLAMKEATERARAGKGPTLIEAKTYRTVGHHEGDPVIGTYRTQEELDSWIKRDPIDMFRKKLVEEYGVADAEALAAIENRIEKVVEEALAFARNSPEPDPATVRLHVFADPINPPAALAWRAVGETRTQGWLEAVRDGIAEEMRADPAILYFGEGTGERGGSFAHTKNLWQEFGAERMVDTPISEQGFTAAAVGASATGARTVSDLMFADFAFETAGQIFLQAAKLRYMTSGLMSAPMVVRVGAGALRSSGPHHSGIYHPVFAHMPGLIVCVPSTPADAKGLMKTALRAGDPVIMLEPKALFASKGEVPVGEHYVPFGVARIARAGTDITIVAAGQMVQRALEAAQALATEGIEAEIIDPRTIMPLDIDTIVASVRKTHRLLIVDEAWAMCGLGGEIAQAINELAFDELDAPPGRLHTAPTSHPFAPVLERAMLVDTARIVQGVRDVIAGKPPVPDHWYTVGLKSAAPAKPALVPAKVAQAAPPTQASAAASDDEPITMPFGDLTVSEGTVVKWLKAVGDAVKEGELIAEIETDKAVVEIEAPISGTLAAIDQPIGAVVPMGGRIGGIKK, translated from the coding sequence GTGGCAATTTCCGCGGCGCGCGCACGCGAGCATTCCAGGGGTGCGCCAAACCTCCCCGACCGGAAGGTCCTGCTCGATCTGTTCGAACGCATGGTACTGTTGCGCCGCTTCGAAAGCATCGCCCAGATCGCCTGCCGCAAGGGCGAGACGCCCGGCTTCCTGCATCTCTATATCGGCGAGGAGGCGACCGGCGTCGGCGTCTGCGCGCATCTGCGCCCGACCGACTGGGTCACCTCGACCCATCGCGGCCATGGCCACGCGCTGGCCAAGGGGGCCAACCCCGGCCGGGTGATGGCCGAGCTGTTCGGCAAGGCCGACGGCATTTGCGGCGGCCGCGGTGGCACCATGCATCTCTACGACCGCTCGGTCGGCCTGTTCGGCACCAATGGCATCGTCGCCGCAGGCATCGGCCATGCCGTCGGCATCGGCATGAGCGCCCGCCAGCAAGGACGCGACGACATCGGCGTCGCCTTCTTCGGCGACGGCGCCGCCAACCATGGCGGCTTCCACGAGGCGCTCAACTTCGCCGCCGTGCAGCGGGCGCCAGCGGTCTTCGTCTGCGAGAACAATCTCTACGCCACGGCGACGCCGCTCAACTCCGTAACCCTCAATCCCGAGATCGCCACCAAGGCCGCCTCCTACGGCATGCCTGGCGTGGCGGTCGACGGCAACGATGTCTTCGCCGTCTGGCTGGCGATGAAGGAAGCCACCGAACGTGCCCGTGCCGGCAAGGGCCCGACGCTGATCGAGGCCAAGACCTATCGCACCGTCGGCCACCATGAGGGTGATCCGGTCATCGGCACCTACCGGACGCAGGAAGAACTCGACTCCTGGATCAAGCGCGATCCGATCGACATGTTCCGCAAGAAGCTGGTCGAGGAGTATGGCGTCGCCGATGCGGAAGCGCTGGCGGCCATCGAAAACCGTATCGAGAAGGTCGTCGAGGAAGCGCTGGCCTTCGCCCGCAACTCGCCCGAGCCCGATCCGGCGACCGTGCGCCTGCATGTCTTTGCCGATCCGATCAACCCGCCCGCCGCCTTGGCTTGGCGCGCCGTCGGCGAGACGCGCACGCAAGGCTGGCTGGAGGCGGTGCGCGACGGCATCGCCGAGGAGATGCGCGCCGATCCGGCGATCCTCTATTTCGGCGAGGGCACCGGCGAACGCGGCGGCAGCTTCGCCCACACAAAGAACCTGTGGCAGGAGTTCGGCGCCGAGCGGATGGTCGACACGCCGATTTCCGAGCAGGGCTTTACCGCGGCCGCCGTCGGCGCCTCGGCCACCGGCGCCCGCACCGTCTCGGACCTGATGTTCGCCGACTTCGCCTTCGAGACCGCCGGGCAGATCTTTTTACAGGCGGCGAAGCTGCGCTACATGACCAGCGGCCTGATGAGCGCGCCGATGGTGGTGCGCGTCGGCGCCGGCGCGCTGCGCAGTTCCGGCCCGCATCACAGCGGCATCTATCATCCGGTCTTCGCCCATATGCCGGGCCTCATCGTTTGCGTGCCCTCGACCCCGGCCGACGCGAAAGGCCTGATGAAGACGGCGCTGAGGGCCGGCGACCCGGTCATCATGCTCGAACCCAAGGCGCTGTTCGCCTCCAAGGGCGAGGTGCCGGTCGGTGAACACTATGTGCCCTTCGGCGTCGCGCGCATCGCGCGGGCCGGCACCGACATCACCATCGTCGCCGCCGGGCAAATGGTGCAGCGCGCGCTGGAGGCTGCGCAGGCACTTGCCACTGAGGGCATCGAGGCCGAAATCATCGACCCGCGCACCATCATGCCACTCGACATCGACACCATCGTCGCCAGCGTGCGCAAAACCCATCGCCTGCTCATCGTCGATGAAGCCTGGGCGATGTGCGGGCTTGGCGGGGAGATCGCGCAGGCCATCAACGAACTCGCCTTCGACGAACTCGACGCACCGCCGGGAAGGCTGCACACCGCGCCGACCTCGCATCCCTTCGCGCCGGTGCTGGAGCGCGCCATGCTGGTCGATACGGCGCGCATCGTCCAGGGCGTGCGCGACGTCATCGCGGGCAAGCCGCCGGTGCCGGATCACTGGTACACGGTCGGCCTGAAAAGTGCTGCGCCGGCTAAGCCTGCGCTCGTTCCGGCCAAGGTGGCGCAGGCCGCACCGCCGACCCAGGCGTCTGCCGCCGCCAGCGACGACGAGCCGATAACGATGCCGTTCGGCGACCTCACCGTTAGCGAGGGCACCGTCGTCAAATGGCTGAAGGCGGTCGGCGATGCGGTCAAGGAGGGCGAACTGATCGCCGAGATCGAAACCGACAAGGCCGTGGTCGAGATCGAGGCGCCAATCAGCGGCACGCTTGCCGCGATCGACCAGCCGATCGGCGCCGTCGTGCCGATGGGCGGCCGCATCGGCGGTATCAAGAAATAA
- a CDS encoding substrate-binding domain-containing protein, whose product MKLKTVCIGMAALAMSAVAIGTAPSRAEDKKPYTIYLSNNFVGNDWRQQMERVATVSVNKGPLKGRVDLKIENVENTVQAQINSLNNIIRQKPDAILVDAGSDSALNPTIKKACDAGIVVISFDQVVTEPCAYAVASDWDRIPSVMAEWMAVQLGGKGNIILDRGLAGAPISAQLQQGYEKVLAKYPDIKVVGYYNGNYALGPEQSGVAALLAANPQIDGIMTQGYGSGAIQALKDAGRPIVPVVGFSYNVAALTCAQTKGAKCILGSNPAYLSSEAIKLAVDILDTGKKPAERSISVKGDFVTTDPFESKLYPGTKMIKIAVGENAFPDQAPGLTLPITPDWVEITAAEAAGTK is encoded by the coding sequence ATGAAACTGAAGACAGTTTGCATCGGAATGGCAGCTCTTGCCATGTCTGCAGTCGCCATCGGCACGGCGCCGAGCCGTGCCGAGGACAAGAAGCCCTACACCATCTACCTCTCGAACAATTTCGTCGGCAATGACTGGCGCCAGCAGATGGAGCGCGTCGCCACCGTTTCGGTCAACAAGGGACCGCTGAAGGGCCGCGTCGACCTCAAGATCGAGAATGTCGAGAACACCGTTCAGGCGCAGATCAACTCGCTCAACAACATCATCCGCCAGAAGCCGGACGCCATCCTGGTCGATGCCGGCTCGGATTCGGCCTTGAATCCGACCATCAAGAAGGCCTGCGACGCCGGCATCGTCGTCATCAGCTTCGATCAGGTGGTGACCGAGCCCTGCGCCTATGCCGTCGCCTCCGACTGGGACCGCATCCCCTCCGTCATGGCCGAGTGGATGGCCGTACAGCTTGGCGGCAAGGGCAACATCATCCTCGACCGCGGCCTTGCCGGCGCGCCGATCTCGGCCCAATTGCAGCAGGGCTATGAGAAGGTGTTGGCCAAATATCCCGACATCAAGGTGGTCGGCTACTACAACGGCAATTACGCGCTTGGACCGGAGCAATCTGGCGTCGCGGCACTGCTTGCGGCCAATCCGCAGATCGACGGCATCATGACGCAAGGCTACGGTTCGGGCGCCATCCAGGCGTTGAAAGATGCCGGCCGGCCGATCGTCCCGGTCGTCGGCTTCTCCTACAATGTAGCCGCCCTTACCTGCGCGCAGACTAAAGGCGCCAAGTGCATCCTCGGCTCGAACCCGGCCTATCTCTCATCGGAAGCGATCAAGCTGGCGGTTGATATTCTCGACACCGGCAAGAAGCCGGCCGAACGCTCGATCTCGGTCAAGGGCGACTTCGTCACCACCGATCCCTTCGAGTCCAAGCTTTATCCGGGCACCAAGATGATCAAGATCGCGGTCGGCGAGAATGCCTTCCCCGACCAGGCGCCCGGCCTGACGCTGCCGATCACGCCCGACTGGGTCGAGATCACCGCTGCGGAAGCCGCCGGTACAAAGTAG
- a CDS encoding mandelate racemase/muconate lactonizing enzyme family protein, with the protein MKVVALETLQLAEFPFLFWLRVHTDAGFIGTGETFWAPGPVASYIHDNVAAYLLGKDPRDIELHDRTLGSVYVGARDSGAEVRGNSAVNIALWDIYGQALGEPVWRLLGGRTHKTVPIYNTCAGYKHVRATKKNALFERGEDWSLKAGDSNEGPYEDLLAWRYNAGDLARSLKSEGIGAMKIWPFDIAAEASNGTRISLADLDKALEPFQKIRDAVGRDMEIMVELHGLWTLPPVLRIAEALKPYDVAWLEEPIRYNELDAMAELARHTSIPVAASERLASRQMFKQLIDKRAASVIMIDLAWCGGLSEARKIANMAEASELPVTLHDCTGPIVYAASCALSATLPNVNYQEAVRAYFTGWYTEIVADIPPVSDGHVAPLEGPGLGLSLRPELFQRPDATVRITKI; encoded by the coding sequence ATGAAAGTCGTTGCGCTCGAAACGCTGCAGCTGGCCGAGTTCCCGTTCCTGTTCTGGCTGCGCGTCCACACCGATGCCGGCTTCATCGGCACGGGCGAGACTTTTTGGGCCCCGGGGCCGGTCGCCTCCTACATCCACGACAATGTCGCGGCCTATCTCCTCGGCAAGGATCCGCGCGACATCGAGCTGCACGACCGCACGCTGGGCAGTGTCTATGTCGGCGCGCGCGATTCCGGCGCCGAGGTGCGCGGCAATTCCGCCGTCAACATCGCGCTGTGGGACATCTATGGCCAGGCGCTCGGCGAGCCTGTCTGGCGGCTGCTTGGCGGGCGCACGCACAAGACCGTGCCCATCTACAACACTTGCGCCGGCTACAAACATGTCCGTGCCACCAAAAAGAATGCCCTGTTCGAGCGTGGCGAGGACTGGTCGCTCAAGGCAGGCGATTCCAACGAAGGCCCGTATGAAGACCTGCTCGCCTGGCGCTACAATGCCGGCGACCTCGCCAGGAGTCTGAAATCCGAAGGCATTGGCGCCATGAAGATATGGCCGTTCGACATCGCCGCCGAGGCGTCGAACGGCACCCGCATTTCGTTGGCAGACCTCGACAAGGCGCTGGAGCCGTTCCAGAAGATTCGCGATGCCGTCGGCCGCGACATGGAGATCATGGTCGAGTTGCACGGCCTATGGACCTTGCCGCCGGTGCTGCGCATCGCCGAGGCGTTGAAGCCCTATGACGTGGCCTGGCTGGAAGAGCCGATCCGCTACAACGAGCTCGACGCCATGGCCGAACTTGCCCGCCACACCTCCATACCCGTCGCCGCCAGCGAGCGGCTGGCCTCGCGGCAGATGTTCAAGCAGTTGATCGACAAGCGTGCGGCTAGCGTGATCATGATCGACCTCGCCTGGTGCGGCGGCCTCTCGGAAGCGCGCAAGATCGCCAACATGGCCGAAGCCAGCGAACTGCCGGTGACCCTGCACGACTGCACCGGGCCGATTGTCTATGCCGCCAGTTGCGCGCTGTCGGCAACCTTGCCGAACGTCAATTACCAGGAAGCAGTGCGCGCCTATTTCACCGGCTGGTACACCGAGATCGTCGCCGACATTCCGCCGGTCAGCGATGGCCATGTCGCGCCGCTCGAAGGGCCGGGGCTTGGCCTGAGCCTGCGGCCGGAGCTGTTCCAGCGGCCCGACGCGACGGTGCGCATCACGAAAATCTAG